Proteins from a single region of candidate division WOR-3 bacterium:
- a CDS encoding phage holin family protein: MINKDDILTFLISTATLVMTYLFSLTTDQKMVLIMFLILIYLDVISGVWKAIVKKKITSEKYLAGLAFKIVLLLCILFLGIFTERVLQIKTFPFVALLACVGEIISIRENVMEASGKDILHHFLHAATLLKRISKTIKDDASTRKDNE, from the coding sequence ATGATAAATAAAGATGACATATTAACGTTTTTAATAAGCACAGCAACGCTTGTTATGACCTATTTGTTCTCGCTAACAACTGACCAAAAAATGGTGCTTATTATGTTTCTCATCTTAATCTACCTTGACGTCATATCTGGCGTATGGAAAGCGATTGTCAAGAAAAAGATAACGTCGGAAAAGTATTTGGCTGGCCTTGCATTTAAAATAGTATTACTCCTATGCATATTATTTCTCGGCATATTTACTGAGCGTGTGTTGCAGATTAAAACATTTCCCTTCGTCGCTCTGCTTGCGTGCGTAGGGGAAATAATCTCAATAAGAGAAAATGTGATGGAGGCATCTGGTAAAGATATTCTACACCATTTTTTGCACGCAGCAACGCTGCTGAAAAGGATATCAAAAACGATAAAAGATGACGCTTCCACAAGGAAAGATAACGAGTAG
- a CDS encoding VRR-NUC domain-containing protein: MKEREIQKRLIRNLEREGWVVIKIILANKRGVPDIIAFRNGEIKFIEVKTGNNKLTPLQEIWCELIIKNGFRYEIVREI; this comes from the coding sequence ATGAAGGAGAGGGAAATACAGAAGAGATTGATCAGAAACCTTGAGAGAGAGGGCTGGGTGGTCATTAAAATAATCCTCGCAAATAAGCGTGGAGTGCCCGACATAATTGCGTTCAGAAATGGTGAGATAAAATTTATTGAAGTGAAAACAGGCAATAATAAATTAACGCCTCTCCAAGAAATATGGTGTGAATTAATAATCAAAAATGGTTTCAGATATGAGATCGTCAGAGAAATTTGA
- a CDS encoding DEAD/DEAH box helicase family protein, whose product MRTGKTLTSLVLAKEMGCGKILFVTRKKAIDSIISDVVKVGNLDVEVVNYESLHKVSNNSFDAVILDEAHCLGGYPKPAQRVNSLKKKMAAIMPKYVIYLSGTPFPESYSQIYHQLFILPFTHPFSSYNNFYHWARHFVDVREKRLPHGIIKDYSMAKRDKIKEIISPYFVSLSQSDAWNYDVKFEVNYLRVFMSRDIHAMLAELARDKIIRSLEYVANTAAKEFTAYHQLASGTLKNDGKSIILDTSKCEMVRKIVNLHGKVVVFYKYIAEGEALRKYFLLNNDVVLLQLQAGSEGHAVPDANAIVFYNVDFSNRTHLQARQRITYKGRRTVFIYYLLSDIGFEENVLKVLTRKEKYNIRDFYKFKKMQL is encoded by the coding sequence ATGCGAACAGGGAAAACCCTCACATCGCTCGTATTGGCCAAAGAAATGGGATGCGGGAAAATACTATTTGTCACACGCAAGAAAGCGATTGATAGCATTATTAGTGACGTTGTGAAAGTGGGTAATTTGGACGTTGAGGTCGTAAATTATGAGAGTTTACACAAGGTAAGTAATAATTCATTTGACGCCGTCATACTTGACGAAGCACATTGTCTGGGCGGTTATCCAAAGCCAGCGCAACGTGTGAATTCTTTAAAGAAAAAGATGGCGGCTATAATGCCGAAATACGTGATTTACTTGTCAGGCACGCCTTTTCCTGAGAGTTACTCACAGATTTATCATCAATTATTCATCTTACCATTCACGCATCCGTTTTCCTCATATAATAATTTCTATCACTGGGCAAGGCATTTTGTTGACGTGCGTGAGAAGCGGCTACCACACGGGATTATTAAAGATTACTCAATGGCAAAGAGGGATAAGATAAAAGAAATAATCTCGCCTTATTTCGTAAGTTTATCGCAGAGTGATGCGTGGAATTATGACGTGAAATTTGAAGTTAATTATTTGCGTGTATTTATGAGCAGAGATATACACGCAATGCTTGCTGAATTGGCGAGAGATAAGATAATAAGGAGTTTGGAGTATGTTGCGAATACGGCGGCGAAGGAATTTACAGCATATCATCAGTTGGCTTCTGGCACGTTGAAAAATGATGGTAAGAGCATTATTCTTGACACAAGTAAATGTGAGATGGTAAGGAAGATTGTCAATCTGCACGGGAAGGTAGTTGTGTTCTACAAATACATTGCGGAAGGGGAAGCGCTGCGGAAATATTTTCTCCTGAATAATGATGTGGTGTTGCTGCAATTGCAGGCGGGGAGCGAAGGTCACGCTGTGCCAGATGCTAATGCAATTGTATTCTACAATGTGGATTTTTCCAACAGAACGCACTTGCAGGCACGGCAACGGATAACATATAAAGGCAGGCGGACTGTATTTATTTACTATTTGCTGTCGGATATTGGCTTTGAAGAAAACGTGTTGAAAGTGCTGACGAGAAAGGAAAAATACAACATAAGAGATTTTTATAAATTTAAAAAGATGCAGTTATGA
- a CDS encoding BT4734/BF3469 family protein, giving the protein MAIDNEVTAFKAVYDTHAPHTVKAVIMLERIRSGFYKDRIAALRKIDDHDERDKIKKTLPCVAWAGIFTHRAIDGFRRGSGLLAVDMDDMKDVFMRKEMVFKHPSCVAVWVSPSGRGLHALFKVTKEINADLYKSLHFSISQELAESGIAVDPATSDISRVFYVSYDADIRIRLYDEVKEYSIKVVDTPEKLDVPEGYVFTGESEKEKKRELVVSWWLNKYGKPVEGNRNNLLFILACSLNRAGFSQNEIRLIIDEYASGLPPKELDSIARSAAKNVGEFNTLRFSPTANKNGDGDKFDFVNFATARGFRYSIIHDELAPVHLSKFVRVMSIDVFNAEITEEMKKSGISGKPLQQWYDKRHIKQLPLVKLTTMRDDKDKSYIIFPNEICMISAKGYSMINLIDFEKPLLAQDIVRGVSDDFKFKYTEEVGMFERFIRFATSGCDGETLNTSKCMRAIGYLCHSYNKSSSRKVVVFSDETGTADDARGGTGKGLIMQGIGKIRTVYKLDLSNRDTSERFIFSGLSDGTNIIYFDECGKNFNMKTIYSMVTDGINVEKKNKNIYTIEGKDMPKIVISTNPGISDYSDSSIRRRVDVRLTHYFNASHTPKDEFGCEFFDEWDDHEWNRFFSFMIRCIVRYLNYGIDANVEYTEKDFANIFSGSADTLAWVEDYVANNPEIVLKDFCEKYRENTGEHILNRTISHKLQMFFKIKNIKYEQRNHGGNVVFRVARLPKESNNDGEEYFDLF; this is encoded by the coding sequence ATGGCAATAGATAACGAAGTCACCGCATTCAAAGCGGTGTATGATACACACGCTCCACACACAGTGAAAGCAGTAATTATGCTTGAACGCATCAGGAGCGGGTTTTACAAAGACCGCATTGCTGCGTTGAGAAAAATAGATGACCACGACGAGCGGGATAAAATAAAAAAGACCCTCCCTTGTGTTGCATGGGCGGGCATCTTTACGCATAGAGCCATTGACGGGTTTAGAAGAGGTAGCGGCCTCCTTGCCGTTGATATGGATGATATGAAAGATGTATTTATGCGGAAGGAGATGGTATTTAAGCACCCATCCTGTGTTGCTGTATGGGTGTCGCCTTCCGGTCGTGGCTTGCACGCTCTTTTTAAGGTCACAAAAGAAATAAATGCTGATCTATACAAATCACTTCACTTCTCTATCTCACAGGAATTGGCCGAGAGCGGCATTGCTGTAGACCCCGCCACCAGCGATATTTCACGAGTGTTTTACGTGTCATACGACGCCGATATCCGCATCCGCTTGTACGATGAGGTAAAAGAATACAGCATTAAAGTAGTTGATACGCCTGAAAAACTTGACGTGCCGGAAGGATACGTATTTACAGGTGAAAGCGAGAAGGAGAAAAAGCGTGAGTTAGTTGTTAGCTGGTGGCTTAATAAATACGGCAAGCCGGTGGAGGGGAACAGAAATAATCTGCTGTTTATCCTCGCCTGCTCGCTGAATAGGGCGGGGTTCTCGCAGAATGAGATTAGGTTAATAATAGATGAGTATGCGAGCGGATTACCACCGAAAGAATTGGACAGCATTGCGAGAAGTGCAGCGAAAAATGTGGGCGAGTTTAACACACTTAGATTTTCGCCAACCGCAAATAAAAATGGTGATGGTGATAAATTTGACTTCGTGAATTTCGCCACCGCACGTGGTTTCCGCTACTCTATAATCCACGATGAGTTAGCCCCTGTGCATTTGAGCAAGTTTGTTCGTGTAATGAGCATTGATGTTTTTAATGCAGAAATCACGGAGGAAATGAAAAAGAGCGGTATCAGCGGAAAGCCGCTCCAGCAGTGGTATGACAAGAGGCACATTAAGCAACTGCCACTTGTTAAATTAACGACGATGCGTGATGATAAAGATAAGAGTTATATCATTTTTCCTAATGAAATTTGCATGATAAGTGCGAAAGGTTACTCAATGATTAATCTTATTGACTTTGAAAAACCGCTCCTGGCGCAGGATATCGTGCGTGGTGTGAGTGATGATTTTAAATTTAAATACACGGAAGAGGTTGGTATGTTTGAACGTTTCATCCGCTTTGCCACGAGCGGATGTGATGGGGAGACGCTGAACACAAGCAAATGTATGCGTGCTATCGGTTATCTATGCCATTCATATAACAAATCATCATCAAGAAAAGTGGTTGTGTTTTCCGATGAGACAGGCACGGCGGACGATGCGAGAGGAGGCACAGGGAAGGGCTTAATAATGCAGGGAATTGGAAAGATCAGGACGGTGTATAAGTTGGATTTATCAAACAGAGACACCTCGGAAAGGTTTATTTTTTCTGGGCTTTCGGATGGGACTAATATTATTTATTTTGACGAATGCGGGAAAAACTTTAATATGAAAACCATCTACTCAATGGTAACAGATGGGATTAACGTAGAGAAAAAGAACAAGAATATTTACACCATTGAGGGGAAAGATATGCCCAAGATTGTAATATCAACAAATCCGGGCATCTCTGATTACTCAGATAGCAGCATAAGGAGAAGGGTTGACGTCAGATTGACGCATTATTTCAACGCATCACACACGCCGAAAGATGAGTTTGGTTGCGAGTTCTTTGACGAATGGGATGATCACGAATGGAACCGCTTTTTCTCATTCATGATAAGATGTATAGTGCGTTATCTGAATTATGGCATTGACGCTAATGTAGAATATACAGAGAAGGATTTCGCAAATATTTTCAGCGGGTCCGCCGACACATTGGCGTGGGTGGAAGATTATGTTGCAAATAATCCAGAAATTGTGCTGAAAGATTTTTGCGAGAAATACAGAGAGAATACAGGAGAGCACATATTAAACCGCACAATCTCGCATAAATTACAGATGTTTTTCAAAATAAAAAACATAAAATATGAGCAGCGAAATCACGGAGGCAATGTCGTGTTTAGAGTTGCACGACTACCAAAGGAAAGTAATAACGACGGCGAAGAGTATTTTGACCTCTTTTAG